In Clupea harengus chromosome 1, Ch_v2.0.2, whole genome shotgun sequence, one DNA window encodes the following:
- the LOC105898570 gene encoding tetraspanin-16-like, giving the protein MAGRRTYLCIKYSMVFSCAVIFLSGVMLIGLGSWMRYGAATLVNLMGHYSMQLVNLSYICIAMGSILSFTSMMGCFGAGKENRCFLTLFFMSMMIWVVAQVIGILVVMAYSNSVEFMLFGEFKESLEKFYLGESAPDPISTAWNVVMTKFKCCGFENTTNDFVGSTFTQTTGLAYPKTCCANKNSPSCDGTTIVPNLIHPQGCFDKVIAVIKSESLILGAAVGVMGVVEIGSLILSIILFIKLGSMHYEGRQRIRPETSGEKLDIGEKLDIGEKLHIGETDNMIKAT; this is encoded by the exons ATGGCTGGACGTCGGACATACTTATGTATTAAGTATTCAATGGTATTTTCCTGTGCAGTGATATTC CTGAGTGGCGTTATGCTGATTGGCCTGGGTTCATGGATGAGATATGGAGCGGCCACACTAGTAAACTTGATGGGCCATTACTCTATGCAGCTCGTCAACCTCAGCTATATCTGCATTGCCATGGGCTCCATCCTCAGCTTCACCAGTATGATGGGGTGTTTTGGGGCCGGCAAGGAGAATCGCTGCTTCCTGACACTG ttCTTTATGAGTATGATGATCTGGGTTGTTGCACAGGTCATCGGCATACTTGTTGTCATGGCGTACAGTAATTCG GTGGAATTCATGTTGTTTGGGGAGTTTAAGGAGTCCTTGGAAAAGTTTTACTTGGGGGAGTCTGCTCCAGACCCCATCTCCACTGCATGGAATGTTGTCATGACCAAG TTCAAATGCTGTGGCTTTGAGAACACTACCAATGACTTTGTGGGATCCACATTTACTCAGACCACTGGGCTTGCTTATCCAAAGACCTGCTGCGCTAACAAAAACTCTCCGTCCTGTGATGGCACCACCATTGTCCCCAACCTTATTCACCCACAG GGCTGTTTTGACAAAGTCATTGCTGTGATCAAGAGCGAGAGTTTGATATtgggagcagcagtaggagtcATGGGTGTTGTTGAG ATTGGATCCCTGATCCTGTCCATAATTCTCTTCATAAAGCTGGGCAGCATGCATTacgaagggagacagagaatcaGGCCAGAAACTTCTGGAGAGAAGTTGGACATTGGAGAGAAGTTGGACATTGGAGAGAAGTTGCACAttggagagacagacaacatgATTAAGGCAACATGA
- the zgc:158403 gene encoding tetratricopeptide repeat protein 39A isoform X1, producing MSSGKHAPVAENSSSMTLQGCLEECMEALDLFLNNHFSESLEKLRPRAKDSMYHALIYATVLEMQAMMTFQHEDIVNAGNTMKCAQEVCQRFRRKSGSLASKLSGDNFSEEQLHAEVCYAECLLQRAALTFLQDENMVNFIKGGLKVRNSYLIYKELHTFVQSRGPRTGPNHSQLEGGLSFGIGAFNLTLSLFPPRILKILEFAGFSGDKEYGLSQLHQGALSHNLRSMLSALLLLCHYTFLSFILGTGEADVAEAESLLKPFRLRYPRGAIFLFFAGRAEEIKGNIDEAVALFEDGCKAQQAWKQFHHMCYWELMWCFTYKRFWKMAYFYADLLSQESRWSKAMYVYMKAACLSMLPHEESRPFGDNEVELFRQVPSLKQKIAGKSPPTEKFAIRKARRYKASCPIRLQVPVLEMMYMWNGFAMISKRPELTEGMMETLLEAERSLQESPVNEYTLDDMCVIQLLKGLCFKNQGKIQAAEECLNTVCINEKKLKFDHYLVPNALLELGLLYIDLGRREEAIKRLQKAKHNYKEYSMESRTHFRIHAALSKLKADTSDQGETTAL from the exons ATGTCCAGTGGGAAACATGCACCTGTGGCTGAAAA CTCCTCATCGATGACCCTGCAGGGATGTCTGGAGGAGTGTATGGAAGCCCTGGACCTTTTTCTCAACAACCACTTCAGTGAGAGTTTGGAAAAGCTAAGACCACG TGCCAAGGACAGCATGTACCATGCTCTCATCTATGCCACAGTGTTGGAGATGCAGGCCATGATGACGTTCCAGCATGAAGACATTGTCAACGCTGGAAACACCATGAAATGTGCACAGGAGGTGTGCCAGAG GTTTCGTCGAAAGTCTGGCTCACTGGCAAGCAAGTTGTCTGGAGACAATTTTTCTGAGG AGCAACTCCATGCTGAGGTGTGCTACGCAGAGTGCCTTCTACAGAGAGCTGCTCTCACATTCCTGCAG GACGAGAACATGGTGAACTTTATCAAAGGAGGACTCAAAGTGCGCAACAGCTACCTCATATACAA AGAGCTCCACACTTTTGTCCAATCACGTGGGCCTCGCACAGGGCCCAACCACTCCCAGCTTGAGGGAGGGTTGTCCTTCGGTATCGGAGCCTTTAACTTG ACCCTGTCTTTATTTCCTCCACGGATCCTGAAGATTCTAGAGTTTGCAGGCTTCTCTGGTGACAAG GAGTATGGTTTATCACAGCTACACCAGGGGGCGCTCTCACACAACCTGCGCTCCATGCTGTCcgctctgctgctgctctgccaCTACACCTTCCTCTCCTTCATACTCG GGACGGGGGAGGCTGATGTGGCCGAGGCGGAGAGCCTGCTGAAGCCATTTCGCCTGCGTTATCCACGA GGTGCCATTTTCCTCTTCTTTGCGGGCAGAGCGGAGGAGATCAAGGGGAACATTGATGAG GCGGTGGCGCTGTTTGAGGATGGCTGCAAGGCCCAGCAGGCTTGGAAGCAGTTTCACCACATGTGCTACTGGGAGCTGATGTGGTGCTTCACCTACAAACGCTTCTGGAAGATGGCTTATTTCTACGCAGACCTCCTGAGTCAGGAGAGCCGATGGTccaag gccatgtatgtgtacatgaaGGCAGCCTGCCTCAGTATGCTGCCTCACGAAGAGTCCAGACCCTTCGGGGACAATGAGGTGGAGCTCTTCAG ACAGGTGCCTTCCTTGAAGCAGAAAATAGCAGGCAAGTCTCCACCCACGGAAAAGTTTGCCATTCGGAAAGCCCGCCGCTACAAAGCCAGCTGTCCCATACGGTTGCAAGTGCCAGTGCTC GAGATGATGTACATGTGGAATGGCTTTGCCATGATCAGCAAGCGGCCTGAGCTCACTGAAGGCATGATGGAGACTCTCCTGGAGGCAGAGCGCTCTCTACAGGAGTCACCTG TAAATGAATATACATTAGACGACATGTGTGTCATTCAGCTGCTGAAGGGACTGTGCTTTAAGAACCAGGGCAAAATCCAAGCAGCAGAGGAATGTCTCAACACTGTGTGCATCAA TGAGAAGAAGTTGAAGTTTGACCACTACCTGGTTCCCAACGCTTTGCTGGAGCTAGGCCTTCTCTATATTGACCTTGGGCGGCGAGAAGAGGCAATCAAGCGACTGCAAAAGGCCAA ACACAACTACAAAGAGTACTCCATGGAGTCTCGCACCCACTTCCGCATCCACGCTGCCCTCTCTAAACTGAAAGCTGACACAAGTGACCAGGGAGAGACAACTGCACTGTAA
- the zgc:158403 gene encoding tetratricopeptide repeat protein 39A isoform X2 has product MQAMMTFQHEDIVNAGNTMKCAQEVCQRFRRKSGSLASKLSGDNFSEEQLHAEVCYAECLLQRAALTFLQDENMVNFIKGGLKVRNSYLIYKELHTFVQSRGPRTGPNHSQLEGGLSFGIGAFNLTLSLFPPRILKILEFAGFSGDKEYGLSQLHQGALSHNLRSMLSALLLLCHYTFLSFILGTGEADVAEAESLLKPFRLRYPRGAIFLFFAGRAEEIKGNIDEAVALFEDGCKAQQAWKQFHHMCYWELMWCFTYKRFWKMAYFYADLLSQESRWSKAMYVYMKAACLSMLPHEESRPFGDNEVELFRQVPSLKQKIAGKSPPTEKFAIRKARRYKASCPIRLQVPVLEMMYMWNGFAMISKRPELTEGMMETLLEAERSLQESPVNEYTLDDMCVIQLLKGLCFKNQGKIQAAEECLNTVCINEKKLKFDHYLVPNALLELGLLYIDLGRREEAIKRLQKAKHNYKEYSMESRTHFRIHAALSKLKADTSDQGETTAL; this is encoded by the exons ATGCAGGCCATGATGACGTTCCAGCATGAAGACATTGTCAACGCTGGAAACACCATGAAATGTGCACAGGAGGTGTGCCAGAG GTTTCGTCGAAAGTCTGGCTCACTGGCAAGCAAGTTGTCTGGAGACAATTTTTCTGAGG AGCAACTCCATGCTGAGGTGTGCTACGCAGAGTGCCTTCTACAGAGAGCTGCTCTCACATTCCTGCAG GACGAGAACATGGTGAACTTTATCAAAGGAGGACTCAAAGTGCGCAACAGCTACCTCATATACAA AGAGCTCCACACTTTTGTCCAATCACGTGGGCCTCGCACAGGGCCCAACCACTCCCAGCTTGAGGGAGGGTTGTCCTTCGGTATCGGAGCCTTTAACTTG ACCCTGTCTTTATTTCCTCCACGGATCCTGAAGATTCTAGAGTTTGCAGGCTTCTCTGGTGACAAG GAGTATGGTTTATCACAGCTACACCAGGGGGCGCTCTCACACAACCTGCGCTCCATGCTGTCcgctctgctgctgctctgccaCTACACCTTCCTCTCCTTCATACTCG GGACGGGGGAGGCTGATGTGGCCGAGGCGGAGAGCCTGCTGAAGCCATTTCGCCTGCGTTATCCACGA GGTGCCATTTTCCTCTTCTTTGCGGGCAGAGCGGAGGAGATCAAGGGGAACATTGATGAG GCGGTGGCGCTGTTTGAGGATGGCTGCAAGGCCCAGCAGGCTTGGAAGCAGTTTCACCACATGTGCTACTGGGAGCTGATGTGGTGCTTCACCTACAAACGCTTCTGGAAGATGGCTTATTTCTACGCAGACCTCCTGAGTCAGGAGAGCCGATGGTccaag gccatgtatgtgtacatgaaGGCAGCCTGCCTCAGTATGCTGCCTCACGAAGAGTCCAGACCCTTCGGGGACAATGAGGTGGAGCTCTTCAG ACAGGTGCCTTCCTTGAAGCAGAAAATAGCAGGCAAGTCTCCACCCACGGAAAAGTTTGCCATTCGGAAAGCCCGCCGCTACAAAGCCAGCTGTCCCATACGGTTGCAAGTGCCAGTGCTC GAGATGATGTACATGTGGAATGGCTTTGCCATGATCAGCAAGCGGCCTGAGCTCACTGAAGGCATGATGGAGACTCTCCTGGAGGCAGAGCGCTCTCTACAGGAGTCACCTG TAAATGAATATACATTAGACGACATGTGTGTCATTCAGCTGCTGAAGGGACTGTGCTTTAAGAACCAGGGCAAAATCCAAGCAGCAGAGGAATGTCTCAACACTGTGTGCATCAA TGAGAAGAAGTTGAAGTTTGACCACTACCTGGTTCCCAACGCTTTGCTGGAGCTAGGCCTTCTCTATATTGACCTTGGGCGGCGAGAAGAGGCAATCAAGCGACTGCAAAAGGCCAA ACACAACTACAAAGAGTACTCCATGGAGTCTCGCACCCACTTCCGCATCCACGCTGCCCTCTCTAAACTGAAAGCTGACACAAGTGACCAGGGAGAGACAACTGCACTGTAA
- the gadd45gip1 gene encoding growth arrest and DNA damage-inducible proteins-interacting protein 1 produces MAASVLSKRTALLVDAISFSLNTFAPRISSCGVLQQIVSYHAKLSKVNVKEPYIPDKQSERTPVWQKTAKYDRKLFGRYGAASGIDPAKLWPSHSQLDEIITEEKEWQPSLEQMVQNITIKDKELADKRRAREKLIAANMAKMPQMVATWRREKREARVKQKDEKAKRDRLLAEARERFGYAMDPRSPKFQDMIKEIEKEEKKKKKLLKRRKREEEGGQAEGATASGPADS; encoded by the exons ATGGCTGCCTCCGTACTCAGCAAAAGGACGGCATTACTTGTAGATGCAATATCTTtttctttaaatacatttgctcCGAGGATTTCTTCTTGTGGTGTCCTACAACAGATCGTTAGCTACCATGCAAAGCTTTCAAAGGTAAATGTAAAGGAACCGTATATTCCCGATAAACAAAGCGAAAGAACGCCCGTGTGGCAAAAGACAGCTAAATATGACCGCAAGCTCTTTGGACGGTACGGCGCAGCCTCTGGTATCGACCCTGCAAAGCTTTGGCCAAGCCACTCACAACTTGACGAAATTATAACAGAGGAAAAAGAATGGCAGCCGTCCCTTGAACAAATGGTGCAGAATATCACAATCAAGGACAAGGAACTGGCAGATAAACGTCGGGCAAG AGAGAAACTGATCGCTGCAAACATGGCCAAGATGCCACAAATGGTGGCTACCTGGCGTCGTGAGAAACGGGAGGCCAGGGTAAAGCAGAAGGACGAAAAGGCTAAGCGGGATCGGCTGCTGGCTGAAGCCAGGGAGCGTTTCGGCTATGCCATGGACCCACGTAGCCCCAAGTTCCAGGATATGATCAAAGAGAttgagaaggaagagaagaaaaagaagaagctcCTGAAACGGAGAaagcgggaggaggagggtggccAGGCTGAGGGTGCCACTGCATCTGGGCCAGCAGACTCCTAA